GTCGGGATGTTGGCGAAGAGTTCCTCGCCGTTCAGCTTGATTTCGTTGCGTCCCTGTTCGAAGGTGATGCCGAACACGTCTTTGTGCTCGATGGGAGCCGGACGATATTCCGGGTCAATCTGAATGACGTTGTATGTACCTTTACGTTTCGCTTTCAGGATAGCCAATGCCTCTTCGGTATAGCCCGGAGCGATAACGCCGTCCGAAACTTCACGGTTGATGAAGCGGGCGGTCTCTTCGTCGCACACATCGCTCAGCGCGATAAAGTCGCCGTACGATGACATGCGGTCGGCACCGCGGGCACGCACGTATGCGTTAGCGAGGGGAGACAACGGCAGATCGCCTACGAAGTAAATCTGTTTCATCGTTTCGTCCAGTTCCAGCCCGATGGCGGCACCGGCAGGGCTAACATGCTTGAATGAGGTAGCGGCAGGCATGCCGGTCGCTTCTTTCAGTTCTTTCACCAACTGCCAGCCGTTCAGCGCATCAAGGAAATTGATGTATCCCGGACGTCCGTTCAGCACTTCCAGCGGCAGTTCTCCTTCTTTCATATAAATACGTGCTGGCTTCTGGTTGGGGTTGCAGCCGTATTTCAGTTCGAGTTCTTTTGCCATAAGCATTTGTTGTTTAAAATGTTCGTTGCGGGCAAAGATAATAAAAAATCGGATACGGAAGTATGTGTGCAAGATTAATAGGATAAACTTTGAAACGCAGATTAACGCAGATTTCCGCAGATTAAAATAAAATACTCCGCGTGAATCTGCGCCAATCTGCGTTTCATTGTTTTACGTCTCTACTATTATTACATCCGGTTTGTAAATGAACAGCCGCCTGGCAATCACATCCCGAACCGCGACGTATCCACCTCCTTCGCCTCCTTCTTCTTATACCCGCCGAAGCGGTAGCTGAACGAGACGGTAAGGCTGCGGGCGTAGTTCTTTACGTGCATGTCGAAGTGCTGGGTGCCGTTGCGCGACTCGATGTCGAGGTGGTTCATCCCGTTGAAGAGGTCGGTGCCTTTCAGTTGGAGCATCGCTTTGTCGCCGGCGAAGGTGTAGCGCAGGGCGGCATCCACATAGCCCACGGCACCGAGGCGGTAACTGCCCTGTATGGCTCCTGTCTGCCCGAAGGCGGAGATTTCCAGACGGATATTGGGGCGGCTGCTCAGGGTGAAGGTGTTGGTCCACTGCCCGATGCCTGCCCACCGCTTGTTGTCGAAGGGAGCATCGTAGTAGCGGCTCGCCTTGTCGTGCTTCAGCTGGGCGTTCAGCGTCAGCTGGCTGTCCCACCACGTGCCTACGCGGAAGGGGATGACGGCGGTGAACGTGAGCAGCTGCAGGTAGTCCCAGTTCTGGTAATTATAAATGGCACGCAGCTCGTTCGAGTCCAGGTATGCCATCTGCATAAAGTAGTCGGGCACGTAGCTGTATTCCGCCTGCACGATGTACTTGCTCTTCCAGATGTAGGTCAGCGTGGCGGTATAGTCGGTGTAGGGGTGCAGGCTGGCGTTGCCTTCTATCACCTGATAGCCGTTCAGGTAGCTGGTGCTGCCGCTCAGCGTCCAGTAGTCGGGATAGGTCTTGTCCGAGCTGAACGAAAGCTGGAAGATGTGCGCCGCCGAAGGCATGTAGTTCAGCGAAAGAGTGGGGTAGACCGCCCACTTCCAGTAGTCCGCCATCTTATAGTATTCCACCGCTGCCGACGCGCTGAGGTTCCATTGCGGACTGAACGCCTTGTCGAATCCGGCATAGACGTTGTAGGTATATTCGTCGATGCGGCTTTCGCTGTCCAGATTGCTCATCTCGGGCAGGTCATAGCGTTGCGAGTTGCGGTTGTTCACGTAGGTGAACGCCGTGCCGTAGTTCAGCGTCCAGCCCTTTGCGAGCGAATGGCTCTGGTCGGCATACACTTTCCAGCGTCCGATGCGCTGGCGCGAGTCGCTGCGGAAGGCGGACGGCTCGGCTTCGGTATCGGTGAAGTCCTGCGTGCTCTCGTCTTTGTAATACGTGTAGTCGGCGCCTGCGCTCAGCCCGAAGCCGGAGGTATAGTTCAGCGCGGCGTTATGCAGCTGCGTATCGCTCCGCTTGCCGTTGTGCGAGTCCGTCACGTTGCCCCATGCGTCCGCCGTCGATTTCCCGTCGGGTTTGAGGCTTCCGGTATAGCTGAGGCTGAGGCGGTCGTCCTCTGTGGGCTTGTAGGTGGCGGCGGCGCGGAAGGTATGGGTCAGGCTCCGTCCGCTGTCATCTTCAGACAGGCGGATGTCGTGCGTCTCTCCGTCTGCGGTGTGCAGGGCGCGGAAGTCCATTCCCTGCCGGTAATAATAGTCGCTCAGGTGGTACATCGCGTCCACGTCCCACCGTGGCGAGAGCCACGCCAGCGTCACGCCCCCGTTGCCTCCGGCTTCGTCCTTCTGCACGTAACTGCCGTTCACCTCGCCCTGCAGGCCGCCTTCGCCAGCCTTGTAACCCTTCAGCACGAGGTTGACCGTCGCGCCGCGCACATGGTATTGGGGCGGCGCGCTATACATTACCTCCGCCCGTTCCACGCGCGAGGCAGGCGTTGCCTTCAGCAGGGCGATGAGCTGATCGGCGCTCATGGATGAAGGCTTGCCGTTGAGCACGATGCCCAGACTTCCGCTTCCGGCAAGGGCAGGCACGCCGTCCCGTTCCACTACGCCGGGTAGTTGCAGCAAGGCTTCGTAGGCGTTGGTCACGAGGCGGCTGGCGGCGATTTGCGCCACGTCATAAGTCAGGCGGCTACCCTCCACCTTCACCAGCGGACGCTCGCCGCGCACCGTCACCTCGTCCAGTGCATAGTCGCGCGGCGTCAGCACGAGGGTATCCGCGTCTGCCCCGCTCCCTTCGCGGATGCAGGTATTATAAATAAGGTGCTGCACGATGAGGCGGTACCTCTCGGGACGCTGTCCGAAGCGGAACACGCCCAAGCTGTCGGTCAGGGTCGCATCGATATAGGTAGAGTCGGCGGTTTGCAATACCACCGTGGCGGCTTCCACGGGCCGGCGGTCGGCATCGGTCACCGTCCCCGTAAGGCTTTGGGCGGAGAGTGTAGCCGTACAAAGTCCGCACATCAGCAAGAAAAAGAATGTTTTCATGTCGTTCTGTCGTTTTTGATTGATGCCGCAAAGGTAAATAGCCGCCTCCGCATCGGTGGTTAACGCAAGGTTAACGTAACGTTAACGGGGGAGTATGCGATATGAAAGCACGGTAGGGGCGAGGTCCGCTCGCCCGAAGACATCCGCTGTAGATGCATTCGGGCGGGCAGACCCCGCCCCTACGATTTGTCACACAATCGGCTTGACCACCTCAACCCTCATCCCCAGGGCGTGCATTATCCGATAAAACACAATTCGTGTAGAACGCATACGCTTCTTCGTCGAACTTCGCACGTTCGGGCGTGCCGGGCGCACCGAACTCCTTATCCAGTTCAGCGCTGATGTCGGTCAGCATTTCTTCGTTTGTATTCATAATATTCCTCCTTTTATTTGTAATGCCTTTGGTGTCTAAATGATTACTCTACAGGTATAGCCTTTTTGTTGGCTTCCATATGGCAACTATGGCAAAGTGTGATTAAATCTTCATCTTTGACATCCCAAGGCAAATGCGAGCGTGAATATTTCTTATGATGCACTTCCAATGTTTCGGGACTATTCAGTTTGTATAAGGGGAAAATGATTGCAAAATCATTTTTGGTCAACATTGCAACTCCCTGGTTATAGTCAACGCCTGTGATATAACCAAAACAGTAGGTAAGGTAAATAGCGTCATTGGTTGTATTGCCTTTCATATATTGTATGAAAATGGTATCGCAATCTTTATATTCATTCTTAGTCTTAGTTTTAAAAGGCTTGCATTTGATGCTTTTAAAGCCGACCCAATTTACATCATTATCAGATAAGTTTTTACTGGAAATAATATTAATATGTCCGGCTAAAGCTATTGTCTTCCAATCTTGTGAACAGCTAAAAAGTCCTAAGTGATAATTGTTTAGATAGATATTGTATTTAGGTATGTACTTGGTCATTTCTTTCACTTTATAGAGCTTATAACCATCTAATGACTGTTCTTCCAGACTCTTATCATCATTTTGTTGCAATGAATTTTCTTTATTGAACGCAGATATGACTATGTCGGCAACTTCTGGAAAATCTACATATTTGGATACCTCATTGATATCGTTTAACTTTATTGTATTATAGCAATTCTGACAGACGTAATGATCTATTCTCTTTCTATTGTCCCGTTTTTGTATCCATTTGCTATCCAAAAGCAATTCTTTGTAATATTCGTTCTCTCCCGATGTTATGACGGATGATGGAACAGGCTCTTTTACAATATCTGCCGCTTCTGTTTGAGTTGCTGCATTATTCGGAGATTCTGCAATTTTGTCGTCAATGCATGGTTCATTTACTGGTGCATTCACTTTCGCATCAACAACAGGAGTGCTCGATTGAGGTGGAACGTTACTTTTGCTTTTCTTCTTTGTAATAACAACATAACCTACGATGAATAATAATAGAACAAGTAAAACAAATATCATATACAGACTTATTTATGAAATTAAATTATGCTGGCAAATTTAATATGATTTGCCGGAAGTATCAAATAGATTGACTTCTATATCTGATGAATATTCAACAATTACTTTCCGCTCCGACCTTGGAAAACGTGCAAAACGTGTGCCGACCCCTCGCCGCACACCTTGCAACACTTGCAAAGTCCCCGCCGACCCCTCCGCGCGCATTTTGCACATCTGCAAAGTCCCCGCCGACCCCTCGCCGCACGTTTTGCAACACTTGCAAAGTTCCCGCCGACCCCTCCGCGCGCATTTTACACGTCTGCAAAGCCTCCGCCGAGGGGTCGGCGCATGTTTTGCACGTTTTTTAAAGCCGTTTTTGAAGAGGCGGAACATACTTTTCTTCACTTTGGAGGCGGTTTATCGGAAAATAAAACTAACTTTGGAGGTGAATTAATCAACTATATTGTCAAATTTAATCCCCTTTGAAGATGAAAACAATCGTAAAAATCAAAGAGTTCGGCATTACAAGACTGAACAACGCCGAATATACCAACTTCTCCACCCGTGTCCTCACCCTCGTGGAACAGGCAGGGACGCTCGAACCCGACGGCGGTTCGGCACTGGGCATCGAGGCGGAGGTGCAGGAAGAATACGAAACGCTGCTGGGAACGATGAACGACATCGTGGCGCAGAGCCGCATCAGCGACCGCACGGCGGAACTTGCCGACACAGACAAGCAGCGCGACGACCTCGTGGTGTATCTTTTCAACTCTATCCGCAACAAGAAGTCTTCGCCCGTGGCGGCGGAGAAATCGGCGGCGACCTCCCTCTACAATGTGCTGAAACCTTACGTGGGCTGCTACCGTTCGCCCTCGCAGCAGGAAACGGTGCAGATACGCGGCTTGCTGACCGACGCACGCAAGGCGGAGAACGCGCCCAACGTGGAGACGCTCGCGCTGACCAACATCCTCACGGAACTGGAAACGGCGAACGACGAATACGCTTCGCTGACCGAGCAGCGCACCGAGGAGCGTGCCGCCAGCCGCCTGGACGAAAGCAAGACGGTGCGCCTGCGCATGGACGAGCTGTACGACTACATCGCCACCGTGGCTTTCGTGCAGAGCGTGGCGCATCCTACGGACGCCACCGCCACGTTCGTCACCAACCTCAACGCCCTGATTGACGAGACGAACGCCCTCTACAACCAGCGCATCGCGCAGGCAAAGCGGAAAAAACCGGAACCCGAAGTGTAACTGACTTTTCAGACAAAATGCAGATTCACGCAGATTTCCGCAGATTATTTTCTATTTTTCAATCTGCGTGAATCTGCGAAAATCTGCGTTTCAACAATCAATCCGATGAAAGAGATAAGACACTTGCGCTGGATAGCCCTCATCGCCCTGCTGGCGATAGCGGAGCTGCAATACGTGTGGCTGGCGAACAGCTACCGGCTGGCGAGGGAAAGCCTGCGGATGAAGGCGGACGAGGTGTTTCGGGAGGCCTCGCTGGAAGAGGCGTTCCACCGGATGTCGGTATACAAGGAGCGGAAATTCGGCAGGAAAGATACTCTGTTGTCAATGAAATTCGAAGTAGACACGACCACTTCCGCCTTCCAGAACATGCCGAACCGGTGGCTGATGTCGAGCATCCATACCAGTCTGCAGGACTACATTTACACGGAAGTGCATCTAGACGTGTCGCTCCCCGTGCTCGATTCGATTTACGCCCACATGCTCGATTCGGTCGGCATCCGTGCCGAGGTGGCTTCGTGCATCGTCGATTCTACGGGGCGGGTGCTCCGTGCTTCCGTGGGGAAAGATCTGCATCGGGAGGGCATCCTGAAGACCGACTCGCTGATGCTCGACTTCGATGAGGCACGCTTCGTGCAGGGCATCATCACCAATCCCTACTGGGTCATCGCGCGGCGCATGACGCTGGTGCTGATAGCCACGGTGCTGATTATCGCCGTGGCGGTGGTGTGCGTGGTGTGGCAGGTGCGCATCATCCTGCGGCAGGACAAGGTGGCGAAGCTGCGCGAGGACTTCTCGTACGCCATGATACACGACATGAAGACGCCGCTCAGCTCCATCGTGATGGGCACGCGCATCCTCGAGACCGGACGGCTCGACAGCCAGCCCGAGAAGCGGGCGCAGTATTTCCGCATCCTGCGCGAGGAGGGCGAGCACCTCATCAGCCTGACCAACAAGGTGCTGACGCTCGCCAAACTGGAGCACCGCCAGCTGAGGCTCGACAAGACGGAATGCCTGCTGCGCCCGATGCTGGAGGACCTTGCCGCAAAGTATCAGGCGAAGGCGGAGAAGCCGATACGCTACGTGTGGAAGCTGGACGCGCTGGCGGTGTATGCCGACGAGGAGTTCCTGCGCGAGGCGCTGAGCAACCTGATAGACAATGCCGTGAAATATTCGGGCAGTGAGGTGGAGATAACCTTCGCTTCGGCGAAACGTGCCGATGGAAGCATCGCGGTCTCGGTGCGCGACAACGGCCTGGGCATCCCGCTGAAGGACCAGGCGAAGATATTCGAGAAATACGAGCGTGCCTCGGCGGCAAGCCGGAGCCGGGGCGGAGGTGCACCGGGCTTCGGGCTGGGGCTGAACTACGTGCTCCGCATCGTGGAAGCGCATGGCGGCACGGTGAAGCTGGAGAGCATCGAAGGCGAGTACAGCGAGTTCACGCTGGTGTTTCCGAAGGGCACCACAGAGGGCACAGGTTGAAACGCAGATTAACGCGGATTGACGCGGATTGAAAAATAAAAAATAATCTGCGTGAATCCGCGTTAATCTGCGTTTCAAAAAAGGAAAAGACAACTTAAACGACAAGCAAATGACAAGACTATTATTGGTAGAAGACGATGCCAACCTGTGCTACATCATCCGCGGCGGGCTGGAAGACATGATAGGCGGATACGAGATACAGACCGCCGCAGACGGCGAGGAGGGCTTGCGGATATGGAAAACGTGGAAGCCCGATGTCATCGTGTCCGACATCGAGATGCCCGTGATGGACGGCTACGAGATGGTGCGCCGCATCCGCGAGACGGACGAGCGCACGCCTATCCTCTTCACTTCGGGCAGGGTGTCGCCCAAAGACGTGGTGAAAGGATACGAACTGGGTGTGAACAACTACATCAAGAAGCCTTTCCTGCCCGAAGAGCTGCATGCCCACGTCACCGCCCTGCTGCGTCTGACGCAGGGCAGGCAGGCGGAAGCCCACGAAACGCTCTTCCCGATAGGCAGGCTCTACACGTTCAACGCCGACCGCTCTACCTTATTAAAGGCGGACGGGGAAGCGGAAACCCTCACCGTGCGCGAGGCGGACCTGCTCCGCCTGCTGTGCGAGAACAAGGGTAGGGTGGTGCGTCGCGAAGTCATCCTCTCGCACCTGTGGAATACCGAAGACGACTATTTCGCCTCGCGCAGCCTTGATGTCTTCGTGTCGCGCCTGCGCAAGCTGCTCGCCGCCGACGAGAGCGTGCAGCTGAAGACGGTGAAGGGGGTGGGCTTGCAGCTGGTGGGGTGAATAAGCCAACTTAATTTTCATATCTCTTTTCATTTCCCGATTTTCTATGTATCTTTGCCCCCGCAACGGTTCGGATGGAGTGAAATCCGATTAAAAGGGAATCAGGTGAGAGTCCTGAACAGTCCCGCTGCTGTGAGTTCCATGCGATGAGTGTCGCAAACCATTCTTTTGCCACTGGGGATACCCCTGGGAAGGCGGTTTGCCGACGGGAACGAGTCAGAAGACCTGCCGCTTGCCTTTGTATTTTCACTGCTTTCGAGGAAAAAGCGTGGGAAGGACGCAAGCCTGTGGGGCTTCTTTTTGCATTCCCTTGTTTTTTGCCTGATTGCGGATTAAAGAACGAAACGCATGAAACAAGTAATCAGCATTCTCTTTGGCGTATGCCTTCCGCTGGCGGGGCAGGCGCAGAGCGATACGACGGCTTATGCCCTGCCCGAGGTGACGGTAACGGATGCTCACCGAATTCGTGAGGTGCGTGCCGTAGCTCCGGTACAATCTCTTTCGCGTGAAGAGTTGGAGAACTTGCATGCTTTGCAATTATCGGATGCTGTGAAGCATTTCTCGGGTGTTACGGTGAAAGACTACGGTGGGGTAGGCGGACTGAAAACAGTTTCCGTGCGTAGTTTAGGCGCACAACATACCGCCATTGGTTACGATGGCATAGCAGTGACCGATTGCCAGACGGGGCAAATAGACATCGGACGATTTTCGTTGGAGAATGTCGACCGGGTAGCGTTAAGCAACGGACAAGATAACAATATTTTCCAGCCTGCACGCTTTTTCGCTTCAGCAGGTATCTTGCATATCGAGGCGCTGGCACCGAAGTTTGAGGACGGGAAAAGCACGCACTTCCATGCAAAGGTGAAGACCGGTTCATGGGGATTGTCGAACCCTTCATTCCGGCTGGAGCAGAAACTGGGACGGAAATGGGCACTGGCCGCCGATTCCGAATGGATGTCTTCGGACGGGCGTTATCCGTTTACGCTTCATTATGGGGACGAAGACGATGCATCCTCGCGCGAGAAACGGCAGAACACGAAGGTGCAGTCCTTGCGTGCCGAAGCCGGACTGTATGGCCTATTTTCCGACCGTGAGCAATGGCGTCTCAAGGCTTATTATTACCAGTCTTCGCGGGGGCTTCCTGCCGTTACTACCTATTATTACAATCATTCCAATCAGCATCTGTGGGACAAGAATGTGTTTGTGCAGAGCAATTACCGGAAAGAGTTCAACCGCCGGTTTGCCCTCCGGCTTGCCGGGAAATGGAACTGGAGTTACCAGCGTTACCTCGACCCTGATTATAAAGGGAGCACGGGACAGACGGAGAATAATTATTACCAGCAAGAATATTACCTTTCGGCTTCGGCACTTTGGCGTGCATTGGATAACCTTTCGTTTTCCTTGGCAACGGACGGAAGCGTGAACCGGATGAATGCCGACCTCCGCGACTTTGCCAAACCTGTACGCTATTCGTGGCTGACGGCATTGGCGGGAAAATATGTCACCAGTTGGATGACGCTTTCGGCATCGGTACTTGCCACATGGGTGCACGAGGATGTGGAGCGGGGAAGCAGTGCCGGAATGCACCGCAAGTTAAGCCCCTACATAGGTGTCTCGTTTAAACCTTTTGCGGCAGAAGAATTTCATGTACGTTTCTTTTATAAAGACATTTTTCGTTTGCCCAGTTTCAATGATTTGTATTATGGGCAGACAGGGAATATCAATTTAAAACCGGAAAATGCCCGTCAGTTGAATGTGGGCATAACTTATACGAAACAGATTTGCGATTTTATCCCTTACTTGACGCTTACCGCTGATGCGTATGTAAATCGAGTGACCGACAAGATTGTGGCGATACCTACCAAGAACTTGTTCGTGTGGAGCATGGTCAATTTGGGAAAGGTAGACATCAAGGGCGTCGATGTGACGGGAAGCCTCGGCATCCGTCTGCATGAAGGCTATTCCCTGAACCTTTCGGGCAATTATACCTATCAGCGTGCGTTGGATGTGACGAATCCCGACCCTTCGACCACCGAAGGGAAGACGTATAAGCATCAGATAGCCTATACCCCCCGCGTGTCCGGGTCGGGGCAAGCCGTGTTGGAAATGCCTTGGGCGGATTTGTCGTATGCGGTGTTGTTTTCTGGAAAGCGGTATATGTTGGGGCAGAACATCGCCGAGAACCGTTTGCCCGGATATACGGACCATAGTGTGTCGGCACGCCGTGAGTTCCGCCTGAGGGATGTTTCGGCTTCGGTAGCGGTGGAAGTGCTGAACGTGGCGAATAAGAATTATGAAATTGTGAAAAACTTTCCGATGCCGGGGCGTTCGTTCCGGGTGACGGTGGGTATAAATTATTAAGGCATGATGAAGAAAAGGATTATAGGTGTGTTCGCGATGTTGTTGTCGCTGGCGGCCGCTTGCGATGATATGGAAGACAAGCCTGCCTTGCCGGATAGCGGACAGGAAACGGTGCAGGATTACGGTACCTCGGAAATGTATGTCCTCAGTGAGGGATTGTTCAACCTGAATAACAGCACGCTGGCACGTTATTCTTTCGAAACCAATACTTGCATGACCGATTATTTCCGTACGATGAATCATCGCGGATTAGGCGATACGGCAAATGACATGGATATATACGGAGGCAAGTTGTATATCGTGGTGAACGTGTCGAGCACGGTAGAGGTGGTCGACCTGCATACCGGCATGTCGGTGGGGCAGGTTTCGCTTTTGGCGGAAGACGGAAGCTCGCGCCAGCCGCGTGCCATCGCTTTTGAGGAAGGCAAGGCGTATGTATGCTCTTACGACGGGACGGTGGCGCGTATCGATACCGCATCGTTGCAGGTGGAAGCGTTGGCGCAGGTAGGGCGGAATCCCGAAGACTTATGTGTGCAGGACGGAAAGCTTTATGTCTCCAATTCGGGCGGGCTCGATTGGGAAGGCATCGGAGTAGACCGCACGGTTTCTGTCGTGGACTTGGCTGCATTTACCGAAACGAAACAGATTGAGGTTGGTCCGAATCCGGGTAAGATTGCCGCCGGCCGGAACCATGCCGTATGGGTAGCGACGTATGGCGAGGAGATAGAGAAGGGCGACTATCATCTGGTGAAAATCAATACACAGAGCGATGCGGTCGAGGCCGTATATGACGAGCCGGTAATGGATTTTGCCATAGATTACGACATTGCTTACTTGTATAATTACGATTATCAGACCAATTCTTCTTCGTTCAAGGTGTTCGATTTGGTATCGGGTACTGTTGTACGCGAACAGTTTATTACCGATGGCACGCACATCGAGCGTCCGTATGCCATAGCGGTTAATCCCTATAGCAGCAATGTGTATCTCACCGAGGCGTACAATTATCAGGTAGAGGGCGATGTGCTTTGTTTTACTCCCGATGGCAGGCTGATGTTCAGGCTGAATGGGGTAGGGCTGAATCCCAACACCCTGTTGTTTCGTGATGTGTCTGCTTCTGTGGACGGGTCGGAGGACCAGCCGGACAGCTCAGCAGGCTTTGCCGACAAGGTTTTCGAATATGTGCCTGCTCCTTCGCAATACATGAATACGATAACGGTCGCCTATCGGGACGGCTTCACGCAGGAAGAAGTATTGGAACTGGCGTCCGAGCGGTTCCGCAACCGTTCGCTTTTGTCGCTTGGCGCATACGGAGGTTACATCGTAGCCGGATTTTCGCAACCTGTGCCCAATGTGGAGGATGCTTATGACCTGAAGATTTACGGCAATGCCAATTACAATCCGAATGCCTGGCAAGACCGTCCGGGCGGAAGTGCGGAGCCGGGTATTGTGCTGGTGGCAAGAGATGAAAATGGAAACGGATTGCCCGATGACCCTTGGTATGAACTGGCGGGCAGCGAATACGGGAAAGATACGGAAACACCCGACTATGAAATAACGTATTATCGTCCCCAACCCGAAGATGCGGATGTCCGTTGGACGGATAATCTGGGTAATGAGGGCTATGTGTACCGCAACGAGTATCATACGCAGAACTCGTATTATCCGGAGTGGGTAGAAGACGACCGGATGGTTTTTTGCGGAAAGCGTTTGAAAGACAATGCGGTAGAAGAGAACGGCGTTTGGGTAGGCTATGCCTACGATTGGGGGTATGCCGACAATCACCCCAACAGCGAAGAAATGTCGCAGTTCAAGCTTGAATGGGCGGTAGATGCCGATGGGAATCCGGTGCATCTGGATGAGATAGACTTTGTGAAGGTTTATACGGCGGTCAATCAGTATGCCGGTCGGGTAGGGGAATTGTCTACCGAAATAGCCGGCATAGAGAACCTGCATTTCGATGCAAGCAATTAAAAACAATCATAATTATGTATCAATTAAAACAAGTAAGAGAAATGAAAAAGTTAACGTGGATTATGGCGGCATTGTTGTGCGTGTCGCTTTGGAGTTGTAGCGAGGATGAGAATCCGGCAGGAGAAGAGCAGAAAGAGGACGTGGTAATCAGTTTTGAGGGTGAATTGAGCGAGCCTAACAGTTCTTTCCTTGCAACCGAAGGCGAAGAAGATGGCTTTTATATGAAGACGGCATTCTCGGATCCCCAGAATGTT
The Phocaeicola salanitronis DSM 18170 genome window above contains:
- a CDS encoding YncE family protein produces the protein MKKRIIGVFAMLLSLAAACDDMEDKPALPDSGQETVQDYGTSEMYVLSEGLFNLNNSTLARYSFETNTCMTDYFRTMNHRGLGDTANDMDIYGGKLYIVVNVSSTVEVVDLHTGMSVGQVSLLAEDGSSRQPRAIAFEEGKAYVCSYDGTVARIDTASLQVEALAQVGRNPEDLCVQDGKLYVSNSGGLDWEGIGVDRTVSVVDLAAFTETKQIEVGPNPGKIAAGRNHAVWVATYGEEIEKGDYHLVKINTQSDAVEAVYDEPVMDFAIDYDIAYLYNYDYQTNSSSFKVFDLVSGTVVREQFITDGTHIERPYAIAVNPYSSNVYLTEAYNYQVEGDVLCFTPDGRLMFRLNGVGLNPNTLLFRDVSASVDGSEDQPDSSAGFADKVFEYVPAPSQYMNTITVAYRDGFTQEEVLELASERFRNRSLLSLGAYGGYIVAGFSQPVPNVEDAYDLKIYGNANYNPNAWQDRPGGSAEPGIVLVARDENGNGLPDDPWYELAGSEYGKDTETPDYEITYYRPQPEDADVRWTDNLGNEGYVYRNEYHTQNSYYPEWVEDDRMVFCGKRLKDNAVEENGVWVGYAYDWGYADNHPNSEEMSQFKLEWAVDADGNPVHLDEIDFVKVYTAVNQYAGRVGELSTEIAGIENLHFDASN